The genome window CAGTCCGCACGAGCGCGGGCGAGCGCCTCACCCGCTACCGCGCCGGCGGTGGCGTGGAGCCGCTCGTATCCGTGCGCTTCGTTCCCCTCATCGAGGATGCCGTTGGCGGTTGAGCGCGAGTTCTCAGCCGGCGGCGTGGTGGTGCGGAACATGCGCGGGCGTCCCTACCTCGCCGCCGTCCGGGTGAAGGACGGGAAGGTGCTCGCGCTGCCCAAGGGCCACATCGACCCGGGCGAATCGGCAGCCGAGGCCGCGACTCGGGAGGTGCGCGAGGAGACCGGCGTGGAAGCCACCCTGATCGAAAAGATCGAGGACATCCGCTACTGGTACGTGCGCGGCGGCACGCGCGTGGTGAAGGTGGTGAGCTTCTTCCTGTTCCGCTACCGCTCGGGCAGCGTGGAAGACCACGATCACGAGGTGGACTCGGCAGAGTGGGTACCGCTTGCGGAGGCCCCTAAACTGCTCTCCTACCGGGGGGAGAGAGAGGTGGCTGCCGCCGCACAGTCGAGGTGGGGCACCGGTAGGTAGGCTGCCCGGGTTCCGTGTACGTACTGAACTTCTACTCGCCAGTCTTCATCGACCAGCTCAAGCGTGGCCGCAAGACCGCGACCATCCGGCTGGGCGACAAGGCGTCCAAGTACAAGAAGGGCCAGGTCGTGCTCGTCACGGTCGGTTTTCAGCACTCGCCACGGGAGAAGATCTTCGAGGCCGTGATCGACGCCGTGGAGGTGAAGCGCGTGAAGGAGCTCTCGCCGCGCGACATCGAGCACGACAACCCGGAGTTCCGCCGGCTCGACGAGACGATCCACTTTCTGGAGCAGATCTACGGGCGGCCGGTTGATCACGACGACGTCGTGACCGTCGTCCATTTCAGCGCGATCTCCGAGCGGCCCACGGAGATCACGGAACGCC of Thermoleophilaceae bacterium contains these proteins:
- a CDS encoding NUDIX hydrolase gives rise to the protein MAVEREFSAGGVVVRNMRGRPYLAAVRVKDGKVLALPKGHIDPGESAAEAATREVREETGVEATLIEKIEDIRYWYVRGGTRVVKVVSFFLFRYRSGSVEDHDHEVDSAEWVPLAEAPKLLSYRGEREVAAAAQSRWGTGR
- a CDS encoding ASCH domain-containing protein; translated protein: MYVLNFYSPVFIDQLKRGRKTATIRLGDKASKYKKGQVVLVTVGFQHSPREKIFEAVIDAVEVKRVKELSPRDIEHDNPEFRRLDETIHFLEQIYGRPVDHDDVVTVVHFSAISERPTEITERLRTGPKQN